From a single Stackebrandtia endophytica genomic region:
- a CDS encoding aldehyde dehydrogenase family protein: protein MSDRLSVRKTYKLYLGGKFPRSESGRTYLVNTAEGTPLANAALASRKDVRDAVAAARKAQAGWAGATAYLRGQIIYRIAEMLEGRRAQFIAEVRQSRGGTVKAATSEVDNAIDRLVWYAGWPDKLAQVLGGANPVAGPFFNLSTPEPVGVVAVVAPQTDPLLGLISTVIPAIVSGNAVVVLAAEDQPLPAISFGEVLATSDLPGGVVNILSGRVAELAPWLASHSDVNAVDLAGVTDAELSTDCERSAAENLKRVLRPGTEDWSASPGLDRLRSLVEIKTVWHPAGV from the coding sequence ATGTCTGATCGTCTGTCGGTGCGTAAGACCTACAAGCTGTACTTGGGTGGGAAGTTCCCACGCAGCGAATCCGGGAGGACCTACCTGGTGAACACCGCCGAGGGCACTCCGTTGGCCAACGCCGCGTTGGCGTCGCGCAAGGATGTTCGCGACGCGGTCGCCGCCGCTCGCAAGGCACAGGCCGGTTGGGCCGGTGCCACCGCCTATCTGCGCGGTCAGATCATCTACCGCATCGCCGAGATGCTGGAGGGTCGCCGCGCACAGTTCATCGCCGAGGTGCGCCAGTCCCGGGGCGGAACCGTCAAGGCGGCGACCTCCGAAGTGGACAACGCGATCGACCGGCTGGTCTGGTACGCGGGTTGGCCGGACAAGCTCGCGCAGGTCCTGGGTGGCGCCAACCCGGTGGCCGGGCCGTTCTTCAACCTCTCCACTCCCGAACCGGTCGGGGTGGTCGCGGTGGTGGCTCCGCAGACCGATCCACTGTTGGGCCTGATCAGCACGGTGATTCCGGCGATCGTCTCCGGTAACGCCGTCGTCGTGTTGGCCGCCGAGGATCAACCGCTTCCGGCGATCAGTTTCGGCGAGGTCCTGGCCACTTCGGACCTTCCCGGCGGTGTCGTCAACATTCTCAGCGGCAGGGTCGCCGAACTCGCGCCCTGGCTGGCCTCTCACTCCGACGTCAACGCCGTCGACCTGGCCGGGGTCACCGATGCCGAGCTGTCGACCGATTGCGAACGAAGCGCCGCCGAGAACCTGAAGCGGGTGCTGCGTCCGGGCACTGAGGACTGGTCGGCGTCCCCCGGGCTGGACCGGTTGCGGTCCCTCGTGGAGATCAAGACCGTCTGGCATCCGGCCGGAGTGTGA